The sequence below is a genomic window from Lentimicrobium saccharophilum.
AGGTCATGTATTTTGGTGGATGTCGAGATTTTATAATTCATCCTGTATGCTGAATCAGGGAAAGTGGTCGCGCTGAATTTCTCTATGGTTCCGAAAAGATAAGTCAGGTTAAATCCGGCGCTCAGCCTGCGGGTGATTGAGATGCTGTTTCCCCAGTAAAACTTGTTGATTCCTCCGCTACCCTCGTACTCACGGGAATAACTTCCCAAAACATCGTCAACCTGCTTGTCAATCATTTGATACCCGGTTCCGCTGTAAGGCAGCAGGCCGAGGCTGCTTCTCCACCAGCGGGTTACCGGAAACCCGAACAAGAGGTATCCCAGAGAGGTAAAATTGGCCGTTTGACTCAGGTTCTGTGTGATCAGTTTCGATTGCCGGGTGTAAGCCCCGATGTCAAATACAAATGACAGGGTGTCAAACGAAGTGTAGGTCGCAGGGTTGGCAGTATTGACAAAGAATGGAGAACTTACCCCATAGGATATTCCGCCCATTGCCATGTTATAAACACTGCTGTTGGGCATCAGGTCGCCAATGCCAAAGCGGGAATACGGGGAACTGATCCGGTTCTGCCCTGAGGCCTGAATGATGCAGAGGAGTAAAATCAGTGTCTGCAGCAGTGTAATAGCGCGTTTACTTTTCAAGATTGTAGTCGAGTATTTGTTTCAATCCGGTAATCACCAGATTGGGGGTTGCAAAGATGTTATTTTTCAGTTTTTTTTCAAAATAAAACATATCCCCTCCTGAAAGAATTATTTTTAGTTGGGGATACAGATGTAAGTATTCTTCAATGATACCGTCTGTTTCAGCCCTGATGCCATTGATTACTCCGGACAAAATAGATTCATCAGTTGTCCGCCCTGTCAGGTAATTGATTTCTACAGGGTTCAATAACGGTAAACGTTTTGTAAAATTATGCAGTGCCCTGAAACGGGTGGTGAGTCCCGGAGATATTGCCCCACCCTTGTATTCGCCCTGCCCGTTGATGAAATCAAAGGTTATGGCAGTGCCCATATCTATTACCAGCAGGTCGGAGCCCGGAAAAAGGTGCCTCGCGCCGGCAACCAATGCAATCCTGTCCCTCCCGAGCGTCTCGGGTGAAAGGTAGTGGTTTGTGAATGGCAGCGGGGTATCGTAGTCAAGGTTGATCCACCTGAAATTGCCCAGGGCCTTCATGTAAGGTCCGGGATCTCCCGCAACGGAACTGATAATGGCGCCCGACGGGATGAACTGTTCCGGAAGCAGCGCCTTAAGTTTTTCAGGATCCGGGTTTTCTGCTGTTTCGAGTAAAACTACGCGCCCGCCTTCATAAACAGCCAGTTTTGCCCTGGTATTGCCAAGATCAACGATGAGTCTGAAGGAATTGTCCTGAAGGCCTGAATTCATGCTGTTTTTTTGGTGATCAGCACAATGGGTGCCGCGCTCGTCGCAAAATATGGTGACGGGTTGCAAAATTACCTGATTTTCAGGCGAGGGAGAGAATTTTTTTTAAAATATTTGTTAAATTGAATATTTCTTGCTTACCTTTGCAGCCTCAAAACGGGGTATCGTAGCTCAGTAGGTAGAGCAACGGACTGAAAATCCGTGTGTCGCTGGTTCGATCCCGGCCGATACCACCGAAAGAAACCGGCGAAAGCCGGTTTTTTTGTTTAACGCGGTTTCTTTCTTGCCCCATCCCCTGGTGTTTCAGACAGCGCAAGCCACAATTGGTTATTGAGTAATGCCAGGTAAAGCGTTACTTTTTTTCAGGTCCTTTAAATCAGCACTGCTGGTGCCGAAGCCGTTGAAAATGGTGGAGAAGTGAAATACCGGATCTGTTTATTGTAACATTAAGCAAATCAGTCAGCCAGAATCAGTATTTTGTTGTTTTGTACCTGAAGGGTCCCCCCGTTGATTTCCAGGTATCGGATATTCTTGTCAGGGTCCACAATTTTAATCTTTCCCTTTTTCAGTGTTGCAATCATAGGCGCATGGTTGTGCATGATCTCAAATGATCCTGATTTACCAGGCAGTTGCACCAGGGTAACTTCGGCGTTGAAGAGGGTGGTTTCGGGGGTAATGATTTCGAGTTTCATAAACAGCAGCTTGCAGAAGCGAATTTATTTGGCTTCCATCATTTTCTTACCCTTTTCAATCGCTTCTTCAATGGTTCCGACCAGGTTAAAGGCCGCTTCGGGATATTCGTCCATCTCCCCGTCAAGGATCATTTTAAAGCCCTTGATGGTATCTTCAATGGCAACAAAAGTTCCCGGGATTCCGGTGAACTGGGTGGCCACATGGAAAGGCTGCGAAAGGAACCGCTGAACACGGCGGGCGCGGGAAACCACGAGTTTATCTTCATCCGAAAGTTCGTCCATTCCCAGGATGGCAATGATATCCTGGAGTTCCTTGTACCGCTGAAGGATTTCCTTCACCCTGAGGGCGGTGCGGTAATGATCTTCGCCAACAACATCGGGCGAAAGGATGCGTGAGGTGGAATCGAGGGGGTCAACGGCAGGATAGATACCCAACTCGGCGATTTTACGGCTGAGTACGGTGGTGGCGTCAAGGTGGGCAAAGGTGGTGGCCGGTGCCGGGTCGGTAAGGTCATCAGCAGGCACGTAAACCGCCTGCACCGAGGTGATGGAACCGCGTTTGGTAGAGGTAATGCGCTCCTGCATAATGCCCATTTCGGTTGCCAAGGTGGGCTGGTATCCCACCGCCGAAGGCATGCGGCCTAAAAGTGCTGACACTTCAGAACCTGCCTGGGTAAAGCGGAAAATATTATCTACAAAGAAAAGGATGTCGCGGCCGCCGGTTTTTTCATCTCCGTCGCGGAAATATTCAGCCATGGTAAGTCCCGACAAGGCAACCCTTGCGCGGGCTCCGGGAGGCTCATTCATCTGTCCGAACACCAGTGTCGCCTGCGATTTCATCAGTTCCTCGCGGTCAACCTTGCTGAGGTCCCATCCGCCTTTTTCCATATCTTCAAGGAATGCGTCACCATAACGGATAACGCCCGATTCAATCATTTCACGGAGCAGGTCGTTACCCTCCCGGGTACGTTCGCCTACGCCCGAAAAGACCGAAAGGCCTGAATAACGTTTGGCAATGTTGTTGATCAGCTCCATGATAATCACGGTTTTACCAACGCCGGCGCCACCGAACAAACCGATTTTTCCACCCTTTGCATAAGGTTCTATCAGGTCGATCACCTTGATGCCGGTATAAAGCACCTCACTCTGGGTGGTAAGGTTCTCAAACTTCGGGGGTTCACGGTGGATGGCATAGGTCTCCTGTCCGGAAACCGCGCCAAGTCCATCAATCGGCGCACCGATTACATTGAAAAGCCTGCCTTTCACATCTTCACCCACCGGCATTGAGATGGGCTGTCCCTTCGAAACCACCTTCATCCCGCGGTGCAGGCCGTCGGTTGAGTCCATGGCAATGGTCCTGATGGTGCTTTCTCCGATATCCTGCTGACATTCCAGCACGATCACGTGCCCTGTGTCGCTGGTGACTTCAAGGGCATCGTAAATATTCGGTAAAACGGATTTCTGATCAAAGGACACATCCACTACGGGGCCAATAATCTGTGATATTCTGCCAATTACGGGTTCGGCCATGATTTGTTTATTGAAATATTGAAAGTGAGCAAATTTAACAAACAATCGATTTATACAAATGTTCAGGGATAAATTATCCGGGACTCAACACCGGAAATGTCCCGGCTTTGATTCAGGCCAATCTCAGGGAATACCGGTTACGGACGGGAAGATGCGCGCGTTTATAATTTTTGGAAGGTGGTAACGTTTTAATTTTTTGTATTTTGGCTGCCCGGTCTCAGATAATGACGAGGTTTATTTTCCTGATCAGGCCGGTACTACAGAAATTTTATCAATAAATCATCATATCTATGCGAAAAAACAGTTTGAATGCCTTGCTTGTTGTGGCGGGGCTATTGTTGGCAGGCCCCCTTTTGGCCTGTACGAATTTCCTGGTGACCAAAGGTGCCAGTGCCGATGGTTCTACCATGATTACCTATGCTGCTGACTCACATGTGCTTTACGGAGAGCTGTATTTCAGACCGGCAGCAGATTATCCCGAAGGTACCATGCTTGATGTATATGAATGGGATACAGGTAAATATCTCGGGAAGATAAAACAGGCAAAGCATACCTGGTCCGTTGTAGGTAATATAAACGAGCATCAGGTGGCCATCGGTGAAACCACCTATGGCGGATTGCCTGAACTGGTTGATACTACCGGAATCATTGATTACGGCAGCCTGATGTATATCACCCTCCAAAGGGCAAAAACCGCACGTGAAGCCATCCGCATTATGGGCGAACTGGTTGCCGAATATGGTTACTACAGTTCGGGAGAATCCTTCTCGATTTCCGATCCCAATGAAGTGTGGATCCTTGAGATGATCGGCAAGGGGTCGCCTCAGGTGGTAAAGGACAAAAGAGGGCGCACCCGTACCGTTCATAATAAAGGAGCCGTGTGGGTAGCCATGCGCATTCCTGACGGGTACATCTCGGGCCATGCCAACCAGGCACGTATCACCACTTTCCCGCTGAATGACCCGGAAAATTGCATCTACTCACCGGATGTTATCAGTTTCGCTAGAGAGAAGGGCTATTATACAGGCGCCGATCAGGATTTCAGTTTCTCTGACACTTATGCGCCCCTCGACTTCGGAGCCGCCCGCTTTTGTGAAGCAAGGGTCTGGGCCGGTTTCAACCAGGTGAGCAGCGGAATGGATAAATACGCGGATTATGCCAAAGGACATGAC
It includes:
- a CDS encoding type III pantothenate kinase; the encoded protein is MNSGLQDNSFRLIVDLGNTRAKLAVYEGGRVVLLETAENPDPEKLKALLPEQFIPSGAIISSVAGDPGPYMKALGNFRWINLDYDTPLPFTNHYLSPETLGRDRIALVAGARHLFPGSDLLVIDMGTAITFDFINGQGEYKGGAISPGLTTRFRALHNFTKRLPLLNPVEINYLTGRTTDESILSGVINGIRAETDGIIEEYLHLYPQLKIILSGGDMFYFEKKLKNNIFATPNLVITGLKQILDYNLEK
- the atpC gene encoding ATP synthase F1 subunit epsilon, with translation MKLEIITPETTLFNAEVTLVQLPGKSGSFEIMHNHAPMIATLKKGKIKIVDPDKNIRYLEINGGTLQVQNNKILILAD
- the atpD gene encoding F0F1 ATP synthase subunit beta; translation: MAEPVIGRISQIIGPVVDVSFDQKSVLPNIYDALEVTSDTGHVIVLECQQDIGESTIRTIAMDSTDGLHRGMKVVSKGQPISMPVGEDVKGRLFNVIGAPIDGLGAVSGQETYAIHREPPKFENLTTQSEVLYTGIKVIDLIEPYAKGGKIGLFGGAGVGKTVIIMELINNIAKRYSGLSVFSGVGERTREGNDLLREMIESGVIRYGDAFLEDMEKGGWDLSKVDREELMKSQATLVFGQMNEPPGARARVALSGLTMAEYFRDGDEKTGGRDILFFVDNIFRFTQAGSEVSALLGRMPSAVGYQPTLATEMGIMQERITSTKRGSITSVQAVYVPADDLTDPAPATTFAHLDATTVLSRKIAELGIYPAVDPLDSTSRILSPDVVGEDHYRTALRVKEILQRYKELQDIIAILGMDELSDEDKLVVSRARRVQRFLSQPFHVATQFTGIPGTFVAIEDTIKGFKMILDGEMDEYPEAAFNLVGTIEEAIEKGKKMMEAK
- a CDS encoding dipeptidase; the encoded protein is MRKNSLNALLVVAGLLLAGPLLACTNFLVTKGASADGSTMITYAADSHVLYGELYFRPAADYPEGTMLDVYEWDTGKYLGKIKQAKHTWSVVGNINEHQVAIGETTYGGLPELVDTTGIIDYGSLMYITLQRAKTAREAIRIMGELVAEYGYYSSGESFSISDPNEVWILEMIGKGSPQVVKDKRGRTRTVHNKGAVWVAMRIPDGYISGHANQARITTFPLNDPENCIYSPDVISFAREKGYYTGADQDFSFSDTYAPLDFGAARFCEARVWAGFNQVSSGMDKYADYAKGHDLKNRMPLWVKPDRKLTVRDVIGMMRDYYQGTELDMTKDVGAGPYQSIVRWRPMTWKVDGETYFHERAISTQQTGFSFVAQSRGWLPDPVGGILWFSVDDTYSTVYVPMYCGITQVPETYAVGNGSMMEFSDNSAFWVFNQVSNLAYTRYKDMIADIQKVQSALEGKFISYTDVVDKAAVELYQKDPAKAREFLTDYSVNQGNSTVMRWKELYRYLFTKYLDGNVKVKDGNNQNPKVKFPGYDESYYRMIIEKTGDKFKYQGGSH